One region of Vigna angularis cultivar LongXiaoDou No.4 chromosome 10, ASM1680809v1, whole genome shotgun sequence genomic DNA includes:
- the LOC108320830 gene encoding putative 12-oxophytodienoate reductase 11, whose product MNKRKLLLRNCKRHSLLLLLQICLFCYVYNSTSPTPQLPTSNSNSNSIEVQIKSSSTLTADMAAPSPTHQPNPLITPYKMGRFNLSHRVGLAPLTRERSYNNVPQPHAVLYYSQRSSNGGLLIAEATGVSDTAQGFPDTPGIWTKEQVEAWKPIVDAVHAKGGIFFLQIWHVGRVSNTGYQPNGQQPISSTDKAVMSSEYTPPRRLRTDEIPHVVNDFKIAARNAMEAGFDGVEIHGAHGFLLDQFMKDQVNDRTDKYGGSLENRCRFSLEVVEAIVNEIGADRVGIRLSPFIDYFQSGDSNPLQLGLYMANALNRYNLAYLHVVAPRMGSMGGKLESPQGMVSMRKAFNGTFIAVGGYDREEGMKAIAENRADLVAYGRLFLSNPDLPRRFALNAPLNKYDRQTFYKGHPDPLVGYIDYPFLDEEWNGVAS is encoded by the exons ATGAATAAGAGGAAACTACTGTTACGCAATTGCAAACgtcactctcttcttcttcttcttcaaatctGTCTGTTCTGTTATGTTTATAACAGCACCTCACCAACGCCACAGCTTCCcacttcaaattcaaattcaaattcaattgaaGTCCAAATCAAATCATCTTCAACTCTCACAGCGGACATGGCTGCTCCCTCTCCCACCCACCAACCAAATCCGCTCATCACTCCCTACAAGATGGGCAGATTCAATCTATCACACAG AGTTGGCTTGGCACCACTCACCAGAGAGAGGTCCTACAACAACGTTCCACAACCCCACGCCGTCCTCTATTATTCTCAGAGATCCTCCAACGGAGGCCTTCTCATTGCCGAAGCTACCGGAGTCTCCGACACCGCTCAAGG GTTTCCCGACACGCCTGGCATATGGACGAAGGAGCAAGTGGAAGCATGGAAACCCATCGTCGATGCTGTTCATGCCAAAGGCGGTATCTTCTTCCTTCAGATTTGGCACGTGGGAAGGGTTTCAAACACAG GCTATCAGCCAAATGGGCAACAACCCATTTCCTCTACGGACAAGGCAGTCATGTCCTCAGAATACACGCCACCGCGGCGCCTAAGGACCGATGAAATTCCTCATGTAGTCAATGACTTCAAAATTGCTGCAAGGAATGCCATGGAAGCTG GTTTTGATGGGGTTGAGATCCATGGGGCACACGGCTTCCTACTGGATCAATTTATGAAAGATCAGGTGAACGACCGAACAGACAAGTACGGTGGATCCTTAGAGAACAGGTGCAGATTTTCCTTGGAGGTTGTCGAAGCTATTGTTAACGAGATAGGGGCTGATAGAGTTGGTATTAGGTTATCACCTTTTATAGACTATTTTCAGTCGGGAGACTCAAATCCCCTGCAGCTGGGGCTTTACATGGCTAATGCCCTCAATAGGTATAACCTTGCTTATTTACACGTGGTGGCGCCCAGAATGGGAAGTATGGGAGGTAAACTTGAAAGCCCTCAGGGCATGGTGAGTATGAGAAAGGCCTTCAATGGCACTTTTATAGCTGTTGGAGGTTATGACAGGGAAGAAGGGATGAAAGCCATTGCTGAAAACAGGGCTGATCTTGTTGCCTACGGTCGTTTGTTCTTGTCGAATCCAGATTTGCCCAGGAGATTTGCTCTGAATGCTCCTCTCAATAAGTATGATCGCCAAACATTCTATAAAGGCCATCCTGATCCTCTTGTTGGGTATATCGACTACCCTTTTCTTGATGAAGAATGGAATGGTGTAGCCTCCTAG